In the genome of Bacillota bacterium, the window GGACGGGACGTTCCGGGCCAACAACCCGGTGACCCAGGCCGAGATGGTGGCCATGATCACCCGGGTGCTGGGCAACGATAAGGGCGTCACGGGTACCTGGCCTACCAACTACATGGTGTATGCCGATCAGGCAGGCCTCCTGAGCGGAGTCAACCCTGCCGCCACGGTGCCTGCGACGCGTGCGGAAGTGGCCCAGATGGCGTACAACGCGCTCTCGGTCTCGGCCAAGTACGACGCCGCGACTGGTGCGTTCGACCGCGACTACGCGGGGGCGCCTCTCGCCACACTGGATAGCCAAGGCAATCCCGTACAGAATAGCAATCCGACCACGTACGGCGAAGCGATGCACTTCGTCGTGCAGATCACCCTGACACCTTCGACGGCCCTCGCCTCCACGGTATATGTTAGTGGCGCCGCCTCGCTGCAGGGCCTCTACAATACCACGGTGCTGGCTTATAAGCCCGCCACGGCCTCGGCATATGCTGCCATCGAGCCGGCCTCCACGGGTGTCACAACGGTATCCGGAAAGTTCAGCAGCTGGGATGGCTCGGTGCTGACGATCACGGATGCCGACGGTAACAACATTCAATACCCGGTGTCTAACAGCGTCACCGTACAAATCAACGGTGGCACAAGCTACAGCGGAACCGAGAAGGTAAATCAGCTTACCTACGCGAGTCAGAACGTCACCGTGAACGTCACCCTGACGCTTGATGCCAACGGAACCGTCACGGCGATCAATGGTCTGGCCTGGAACGCCACGGGGGACCTCCAGGATGTGACGGCGTCCGCCACGGCGAGCGGAATCTCCACGCTCAAGGTCGCCGGCAGCGCTTATTCGGCACCCGCGGCGGCGCAACTCTTCCTGGATGGGAACCCGGCAACAGCCTCGGATCTGTCGAAACTGCTGACGGCTTGGAACGTTAGCGGCCTGTCCCCGCAGGCGAAGATTGCCACAAAGTGGTCCGGCAGCTATACCGGGACGGTTTATATCGCTAACGTCTACAGCAAGACCATCGCCGGCAAGGTGACATCGCTTACATCCGATGGAACCAATTACTACGTGAACCTCGACGTCAACGGTCAGACGGTCAAGGTAACCTACGACTGGAAGACTGCGGGATGGAACAGCGTCGGCCAGACCGTCACGTTTATTGTTGACACCAGCAACAACGGTCTTGCCGTGACGACAACCTCGACGACGGGAGCCGAACAGGTACAGATCGCTACATTCAACAGTTATACGGAGAGCATCGACTCGACCGGCACGCATTACATCGCGTCTGTCACATTAGCTGACGGGACACAGAAGAGCATCACCGTGGCTGACGAGACCTACAGCCTGAGTACCATTCAGAATGCCAAGGCTGGAGACGTTCTCGTTCTGGCCGACGGCGTGAACACCAGCGGCACGGTAGTCCGGTCCCCGGATCGGCTTCAAGCAAACCCGATCGATTACGTAGCGGCGCTAGTGAATGGGGACGGGAAGGCGCAACAGACATCCTTTGTCACATTGGCCGCGGTGACGGGTGGTTTCGTGGTCATTCACCAAGAGTACACGGTTAGCACCACCACGTATTTCAACGACACGTATTATCTGACGTCGCCGAACCTGTTCGTCTGGGGTAAGAACTCCAATAGCACGGTTAAAAAGCTGGCCGATGTACAGCCGGGTGACCATCTCGGAGTGTACCTGTTCAAGGGCGTAGTGTTCGGGATTCAGGATCTGGATCGCTGAGAAACCTTGAGGGTGCAAGCCGGGGCGAGCTCCAAAGCCGCCCCGGCTTGCTTTGCGGAGAAGTGGCGACGCCGTGGTAGCTTGGGTTCAGGGGGTCGGTTTGGCGAAGGCGGCTCCCGGGGGGCGGATACAAGAGAAGGTGGCGCGGGAGTTCGCGGGGGTGCTTGTTGCGCCGGGACCGGTTGGAGGCTTGTTAGTTTGGCCCCTCCTCCTCGGCGCCCGCGCCTTCCTGACCAACCTCAGCCTCGCCGTCGGCGACGGCCAGAACTACATGCTCGGCATGCGCGCCTTCTCCGCAGCCGTGTGGCGGAGCGGCCACGTGCCGCTCTGGAACCCGCTGGTCTACGGAGGCTTCCCGCAGCTGGGCGCGCTCCAGGCGGGCGACCTCTACGCG includes:
- a CDS encoding S-layer homology domain-containing protein — its product is RNKRYAAILSVVTVLALALSLVAVPVPSFAAAPTVKTSAFSDVAADSAQAPAFNALAAIGVYTGYPDGTAHPSQTITRAEAAAVAVRLAGREASATALANQTPTFKDNVPSWAWGYVNVATSLGIIKGYPDGTFRANNPVTQAEMVAMITRVLGNDKGVTGTWPTNYMVYADQAGLLSGVNPAATVPATRAEVAQMAYNALSVSAKYDAATGAFDRDYAGAPLATLDSQGNPVQNSNPTTYGEAMHFVVQITLTPSTALASTVYVSGAASLQGLYNTTVLAYKPATASAYAAIEPASTGVTTVSGKFSSWDGSVLTITDADGNNIQYPVSNSVTVQINGGTSYSGTEKVNQLTYASQNVTVNVTLTLDANGTVTAINGLAWNATGDLQDVTASATASGISTLKVAGSAYSAPAAAQLFLDGNPATASDLSKLLTAWNVSGLSPQAKIATKWSGSYTGTVYIANVYSKTIAGKVTSLTSDGTNYYVNLDVNGQTVKVTYDWKTAGWNSVGQTVTFIVDTSNNGLAVTTTSTTGAEQVQIATFNSYTESIDSTGTHYIASVTLADGTQKSITVADETYSLSTIQNAKAGDVLVLADGVNTSGTVVRSPDRLQANPIDYVAALVNGDGKAQQTSFVTLAAVTGGFVVIHQEYTVSTTTYFNDTYYLTSPNLFVWGKNSNSTVKKLADVQPGDHLGVYLFKGVVFGIQDLDR